The Chitinophaga sp. H8 genome contains a region encoding:
- a CDS encoding phytoene desaturase family protein encodes MKKLDLKPYYDVTIIGAGVGGLTAAALLSKAGFSVCVLEKEPHVGGYLAGFRRKHFRFDTAIHWLNQCAPKGLVGKLFDILGTDHPQAVPQKRIRLYKGKDFEYLLTNNPDEWKAELIAAFPHEKKGLERFFRSAKRLGRSFDNFSSVFRSEETMTFLERLKNKFRLLEFALPFIPYITYTGEKGLHKGLNSFFKDEGLHKIFEAETELLSCLVPIGWAYYGDFQSPPKGGGQVIPEWLQHVVEYYDNAVYFKCNVTEILMERNTCTGVAFERHGTIHNVNSKYVIAACDVETLYEKMLPEYAVPAKLKKKLKHAELYSSSVTISVALDCPAEALGFNEELVHLAGENVHHGAVSTGDPLRSEISILAPSVRDKSLAPEGHGTLTLFMPAFMDYKDNWHTEKDEQGNYIRGEKYKTLKNEIAEIMIRRVEEKVAPGLRSHILFYDVATPVTHWRYTGNRDGTMMGAKPGKANMQHKVAHYQTPVKNLILGGHWAELGGGVPIAVKAGSNASLLIFKQENKKAFRTLAKYMDGKIDKDTLLQAGCFKPYDNSWVQVATPAQRHAGRMAEKEDS; translated from the coding sequence ATGAAAAAACTGGACTTAAAACCGTATTATGATGTTACCATTATAGGTGCCGGCGTGGGAGGATTAACGGCAGCAGCTTTACTAAGTAAAGCAGGATTTTCTGTTTGTGTACTGGAAAAAGAGCCTCATGTGGGCGGTTATCTGGCTGGTTTCAGAAGGAAGCATTTCCGTTTTGACACGGCTATCCACTGGCTTAATCAATGTGCACCCAAAGGACTGGTAGGTAAATTATTTGATATCCTGGGTACGGACCATCCGCAGGCCGTGCCTCAAAAACGAATCCGGCTATATAAAGGGAAGGATTTTGAGTACCTGCTTACCAATAATCCGGATGAATGGAAGGCGGAGCTGATCGCTGCATTCCCTCATGAGAAAAAGGGGCTGGAAAGATTTTTCAGGTCGGCCAAAAGATTGGGGAGATCATTTGATAACTTCAGCAGCGTATTCCGCTCGGAAGAAACGATGACCTTCCTGGAACGGTTGAAGAACAAGTTCCGGCTACTCGAATTTGCCCTCCCTTTTATTCCCTATATTACATATACCGGTGAAAAAGGATTGCACAAAGGGCTTAATAGTTTTTTTAAAGACGAAGGACTGCATAAAATATTTGAAGCAGAAACAGAATTGTTATCCTGTCTGGTACCCATTGGCTGGGCCTATTATGGCGATTTTCAGAGTCCGCCAAAAGGAGGGGGGCAGGTGATCCCCGAATGGTTGCAGCACGTGGTGGAGTACTATGATAATGCTGTTTATTTCAAATGTAATGTCACAGAAATTCTGATGGAGCGCAACACCTGTACAGGGGTAGCCTTTGAACGGCACGGTACGATCCATAATGTGAACAGCAAGTATGTGATCGCGGCCTGTGATGTAGAAACGCTCTATGAGAAAATGCTGCCGGAATATGCTGTACCGGCAAAGCTGAAAAAGAAATTAAAACATGCTGAGCTGTATAGCTCCTCCGTTACCATTTCGGTAGCGCTGGACTGTCCGGCGGAAGCATTGGGATTTAATGAGGAGCTGGTACATCTGGCCGGAGAAAATGTACATCATGGGGCTGTCAGTACCGGAGATCCGTTGCGCAGTGAAATCAGTATACTGGCCCCTTCGGTGAGGGATAAGTCGCTGGCACCGGAAGGGCATGGCACCCTTACCTTGTTTATGCCTGCTTTTATGGATTATAAAGATAACTGGCATACAGAAAAAGATGAGCAGGGAAATTATATCCGGGGAGAAAAATACAAGACACTTAAAAATGAGATTGCGGAGATCATGATCCGCAGGGTAGAAGAAAAGGTAGCACCGGGATTACGGTCGCACATCCTTTTTTATGATGTAGCTACACCGGTTACCCATTGGCGTTATACCGGCAACCGGGATGGTACCATGATGGGCGCCAAGCCGGGCAAAGCCAATATGCAGCATAAAGTAGCGCATTACCAGACACCGGTTAAAAACCTTATCCTGGGAGGGCATTGGGCAGAGCTGGGTGGTGGGGTACCTATTGCCGTGAAAGCTGGCTCTAATGCCTCGTTACTGATCTTTAAACAGGAAAATAAAAAAGCTTTTCGTACACTGGCAAAATATATGGATGGCAAAATAGATAAGGATACCTTGTTGCAGGCCGGGTGTTTCAAACCGTATGATAATTCCTGGGTGCAGGTGGCTACCCCGGCGCAGAGACATGCCGGCCGTATGGCTGAAAAAGAAGATTCTTAG
- a CDS encoding phosphopantetheine-binding protein → MMDVAAIIQTTNDFLVAEFEANPAELTPDADMKATLELDSLDYIDLVVAVEAHFGFKVKPEDFQHIITFQHFYDYVAARARQLV, encoded by the coding sequence ATGATGGATGTTGCTGCAATTATACAAACAACGAATGACTTCCTGGTTGCCGAATTTGAGGCAAACCCGGCGGAGCTGACCCCTGATGCAGATATGAAGGCTACACTGGAGCTGGATAGCCTCGATTATATCGACCTGGTGGTAGCGGTGGAAGCGCATTTCGGTTTTAAGGTAAAACCGGAAGACTTTCAGCATATTATTACTTTCCAGCACTTTTATGACTATGTAGCTGCCCGTGCCAGGCAGTTGGTGTGA